The DNA window CCGCAGTTCGCGGTTGCCCAACCGCATGAACAGCCCGTCGAATGTGCCGGCGACGCAGACGCGTTCGCGCGCATCCACCGCCATAGAATAAACGATCTCGTTACCGTCGCTGGTGAGGGGCCTTGCCCAGGCCAGCGCGCCGTTGGCCGTCAGTTTGGTCAGGAAACTCCCTCTCGAGCCCGGGTCGCGGAACGTCTGATCGCCTACCATCACATCCAGCTGTCCATCCAACTCCCAATAGGTCCAGACGACGTACAACCCGCCGCCGGCGCTGGCCGCGAGGCGCACCGGAGCGGCGTTTTCGCCAATGCCGAAGTCGGCCGGGGTGCGTACCCAGCGGACACCGCCCTCCGGATCGTAGCTCACGATGGGATACATCGTGGACAGATTCGGGTCGGCGACGGGCCCATCATCAAACACCGTCCCCCCTGCAAAATAGCCTGCCAGATACGAGTTGCCGGCTTCATCGACAGCAAACGCGCCGTCGTCAAACCCACCGATCATGTCTTCGTCGGCCGCTCCGCCCAGTCGCCGGCTCCAGCGCAATGCCCCATCCGGCGAAAAACGCGCGATGAACAGATCGCTGGTCGGATACATCGTATGACTTGGTGCCGCTACCAGCGTATCGCCTGCAAGTATCAACGTATCCCGAAAGTTGCCGGCTATGTAGACATCGCCGGCCGCATCCAGGCCCAGGCCCGCCACAAACGCCGGCTGTTCGTCGAAGTGCATTACGGGAGGATGGATGGGGATCGACCAGAGCGGGTCGCCGGCCGGGTCGTATTTATTGATCGAAACCCCGCCCTGCGCCAGCATGCCGGCGTCCACCACGGTCGGGTATCCTTCACTCGTGTAGAAATTCCCCTCGTGATCGATCGCCCCCAAAAAACCCTGAAGAAGTTCTCCCCCGATAGCCTCCTCTTCCATCCGGCCGCGGAAGGCCCCTTGTTTGATCCATCGGACGGTGTTATCCGGGCCCAGGAGCGCGAGCAGCGCCGAGGTCTCGGCATGCCCCGCGTACGATTCACCTCCTATCCCGACGCCGGCCTGGAAGGAGCCCTGGCCCACGATGAGCAACTCGCCGGCCCCGGTGAGCGTCAGCGATCGGGCGGAAAGGTTTTCACCGACCTCCAGCCAGGATGGCGACAGTTGGGCTTGGACGTCAGCATTCAGGAAGAGGCAGGCAACAGCTAGACACAGACCTGCGCAGAGGAGATGGAAATTACGCATAGTGGTCTTGAGGTGGAGAGGATGCCTGTGCTGTGTTGAAAGGTATAGGCCGGCGCCAGGAATGACAAGTAAAATAACCTGCAAGTCAAACGCAGATCGTGAAGCTCTTCCCGGGCTTGTCGGTAAGACTTCGACTACATCGGTGAGAATGGGTTATAACGAATCGCCATGCACAACCCGCCCCGCGTCAAAATCTGCTGCATCTCCAGCATCAAGGAAGCACACCTGGCCATCGACCATGGCGCTGGGGCTGGTGTCGCACATGCCCAATGGCCCCGGCGTCATCCAGGACGAACACATCGCCGAGATCGCGGCCGCGGTGCCTCCGCCCTGGCCGTCGAACCGTTCGGACTGGATCTGTGCTCGCGCGTCCGCGAAGATGGAAAACTCAACGCCCGGAAGCTGGAGGCATTTATGCGCGCGGTGCGGTAGACGAAACCTCATTGAGGATTCTTTCGTTTGTGTAGCACTCTACACAACTACAGGACCCGTATGGCAACAAATCTCTCTCTCGATCCCGAACTGCTGGAACGCGCCTTCGCGTTGAGCGGCGAACGCACCAAAAAGGCGACGGTCACGCGTGCTCTCCAGGAATTTATCGCCCGACGCCAACAGCGGCGTATCGCCGACCTGCTAGGTAAACTGGAGTGGGACGACACGTTCGATTACAAGGCAGAACGGTCTCGTCCATGAGTCTGCTGGTCGATACGAGTGTATGGTCACTGGCGCTCAGGCGTGATGGGGATTTGGACGTTCCACAGGTCCGGGTCCTCCGTGAAGCACTTCTCGGAAATGAAATCGTAGTGACTACAGGTCTGGTGCTCCAGGAATTGCTTCAGGGTTTTGCCGGACCGACCGCCCAGGAGCAGATCATTAAAACCTTTGCATCCCTTCCCTCGCTGCAACCGGACCGCCGGGACCACATCGATGCAGCGGCGCTTCGAAATGCGTGCAGGCGCGCTGGCGTCCAGATTGGAACGATAGACGCACTTATAGCCCAATTATGCATTCGACATCAGCTAACCCTGCTGACGACCGATAATGATTTCGTCTATGCGGCCCGGCATAGCCCTCTGGTTGTTTGGGGGTGAACCCTACTCACAGACCCCGTTCTCCAGGAACCAGCACTTCGTCTGGGGCGAGTTCTTGAAGAAGTCGAGCAACTGGGCGCCTACCTTTTCCTCGCCGAAGGGCGATGATGGGTGGGTGCCGTCGCTTTCGAGGTCGTCGCGCTCCCAGAAGAGTCCGTCGGAGCGGGGGTTAAGGCCGTCGGCCCACAGGTACGCGCCCCAGCCGATCCAGGCGGTTTCGGTGTAGTCGAGGTTGCCGGCGATGTCATCCTCGCCGCCGCCGCTCATCTGGTTGATCTGGGCTTCGATCGCCCACTTAACGCCGTAGCCGGACTCATAGGCGTAGGGCTCCGGATTCAGGATGGTGGTGGCGTAGCCGGCGTAGATGCGGCTCGACAGAAACACCATCTTCAGATTCGGGAAGTTCGCCCGGAGCGCCCGCACGATCTTGGCGTTCTGCTCCTCCAGCCGGTAGGCATCGGCATTGGCGGCCGGCAGGCTGGTCTCGGGCAGGCGGTTGGCCACTTTCACCCAGGCGATCTGGACCTGCGCGGCGCTGAGGCCCTGCGGGATGAGTTTGTCGTTGATGATCCGGTCGTAGTTGTCGCTGGTGGTTGATTCCCACGTGTCCGCCGACTGGCCGCCGCGCGCGCCGTTGACCATCACCAGGTTCGAGGTGTTCACCGCCGGGTCGTTCAGCGCCTGGCCCATGAACGTCCATTCGTCACACGGCAGTTCGTTGTTCTGCGAGCAGAACTCCTGCGTGGTGTTGGACATCCCGACCGACACCATCACATATTTGCCGCTCGGGCTCGGGTTGCCGTTAAGATCCAGCGGTTCGATGCCGTTGGCGATGTTCACACCGGCCGTGTGATGGGCTGCCGGCATCGTGTTGGACGCGTTCGGATACAACCCGCCGCTGAACCCGAGGTAGGTCTGCGTCCCCATGTCTGTCAGCGGCACCATGCCGCCTTCGCCGCCGGGTTCGAGCACGGTGATAATGAAGGTTTTTTCGCCGGTGACGATGCCGTCATCCGCCGTGATGGTGGCCGTGTACGTGCCGGCGTCGCCGCTGCCGGGTGTAACGGTGAGCGTGCCGGCGCCGCTGCCGTTATCGGTAAAGTCGAAGAACGACGGCCCCACCCCGCCGCCTCCGCTGGCGACGATGCCGGCGGTGAGCGTCAGTGGATCGCCGTTGACGTCGGAGGCGGTGACGTTCACCGTCAACGTGTTGCCTTCGATGACGGCCTTATCGCCAATGTCGGCCACGACGGGCGCGCTGTTGCCGCCGGGGGCGATTACGGTCACCGTGAACGTCGCCGTGGCGGAGAGCTGCCCGTCGGTGGCGGTGATGGTGGCCGTGTAGTCGCCGAAGTCGCCGGGATCGGGTGCGAACTTGATCGTCCCGGAGTTATCGAAGTTGTCCTTGAAGTTAAAAAACGCCGCCCCCATCGTTTGCCCCTGGGCGTTGACGACCGAAGCGGTCAGGTCCAGCCCATCGTCGTCGGGGTCGGTAGCGAATACGCTAAACTGGAGGTTGTCGCCTTCCTCGACCGACACATCAGCGATGGGAGTGACGACTGGCGGGTTGTTGCCGCTCGTGTTGGCCTGAACGGTGAGGGTGAAGCTCGTTTCCACCTGCGCGGAGGCATCGGCCGCCGTAGCGGTGACGGTGTAGACGCCGGCAGACCCTGCATCGGGCGAAAGGGTGAGCACGCCCGAGCCGTTGCCATTATCGGTGAAGGTGAACAGGCCGGCCGGAGCGTTGCCGCCCCCGGAAAGCGTGGCGGAGACTTCCAGCGTGAGCATGTCTCCGTCCGGGTCGCTCGCCAC is part of the Rhodothermales bacterium genome and encodes:
- a CDS encoding Ig-like domain-containing protein, with protein sequence MLRHLPALLLVLFSAMPASAQPTTAIQATACTFRMDDASAISGVEVTANVGGEAAVSGFTDGAGCVTLTIPVQVGVEDGSDLPSVFEAGQPYPNPTRDAFTIPFSAGVRQQVLFQVYDLQGRGVAPLVIAEVGPGSHRMEAHLGGTAPGVYIYRFQSDAGSLSGTLVKTGDGGSGGSPIARLAAGDGQPIAMASASSVLRVVRFEAAKTGFNTLVDDRDVEDGGQVDLMLVPIDTGGENSAPVITPIDNITLEEGANQAVSVLSSDSDGDAIELEAVITADVGGAPAPSGFFVFVDNGDGTGVLQLSPASGEAGAYTATVAAGDGELTTTESFAVIVTAVGANAPPVLEAIANTNVTEGESLEIAVAASDADGDAITLSAEVTGESGTAAFATFIDNGDGTGTLSLSPMAGDGGEYEAVITATDGEDSSTETFTVSVQAVGVNQPPALNPLTNVTLFEGETEAVNVVASDPDGDMLTLEVSATLSGGGNAPAGLFTFTDNGNGSGVLTLSPDAGSAGVYTVTATAADASAQVETSFTLTVQANTSGNNPPVVTPIADVSVEEGDNLQFSVFATDPDDDGLDLTASVVNAQGQTMGAAFFNFKDNFDNSGTIKFAPDPGDFGDYTATITATDGQLSATATFTVTVIAPGGNSAPVVADIGDKAVIEGNTLTVNVTASDVNGDPLTLTAGIVASGGGGVGPSFFDFTDNGSGAGTLTVTPGSGDAGTYTATITADDGIVTGEKTFIITVLEPGGEGGMVPLTDMGTQTYLGFSGGLYPNASNTMPAAHHTAGVNIANGIEPLDLNGNPSPSGKYVMVSVGMSNTTQEFCSQNNELPCDEWTFMGQALNDPAVNTSNLVMVNGARGGQSADTWESTTSDNYDRIINDKLIPQGLSAAQVQIAWVKVANRLPETSLPAANADAYRLEEQNAKIVRALRANFPNLKMVFLSSRIYAGYATTILNPEPYAYESGYGVKWAIEAQINQMSGGGEDDIAGNLDYTETAWIGWGAYLWADGLNPRSDGLFWERDDLESDGTHPSSPFGEEKVGAQLLDFFKNSPQTKCWFLENGVCE
- a CDS encoding type II toxin-antitoxin system VapB family antitoxin — its product is MATNLSLDPELLERAFALSGERTKKATVTRALQEFIARRQQRRIADLLGKLEWDDTFDYKAERSRP
- a CDS encoding T9SS type A sorting domain-containing protein; this translates as MRNFHLLCAGLCLAVACLFLNADVQAQLSPSWLEVGENLSARSLTLTGAGELLIVGQGSFQAGVGIGGESYAGHAETSALLALLGPDNTVRWIKQGAFRGRMEEEAIGGELLQGFLGAIDHEGNFYTSEGYPTVVDAGMLAQGGVSINKYDPAGDPLWSIPIHPPVMHFDEQPAFVAGLGLDAAGDVYIAGNFRDTLILAGDTLVAAPSHTMYPTSDLFIARFSPDGALRWSRRLGGAADEDMIGGFDDGAFAVDEAGNSYLAGYFAGGTVFDDGPVADPNLSTMYPIVSYDPEGGVRWVRTPADFGIGENAAPVRLAASAGGGLYVVWTYWELDGQLDVMVGDQTFRDPGSRGSFLTKLTANGALAWARPLTSDGNEIVYSMAVDARERVCVAGTFDGLFMRLGNRELRKNALQEDKSDGFCGCYSAEGDLLSTVQAAGKNWQRIRAIALGETGDLYIAGTFTDELSLGSGRLTHAGDASFFARFDAATVTSSERPDAAGVSRLEVYPNPAGPRATIRYFVDVAGPVRLAVYDVLGREVAVLVDAVQEAGVYEAVFDTQGMPAGMYVYRLRAGGELRSGAVLLNR
- a CDS encoding PIN domain-containing protein produces the protein MSLLVDTSVWSLALRRDGDLDVPQVRVLREALLGNEIVVTTGLVLQELLQGFAGPTAQEQIIKTFASLPSLQPDRRDHIDAAALRNACRRAGVQIGTIDALIAQLCIRHQLTLLTTDNDFVYAARHSPLVVWG